Proteins found in one Oryza glaberrima chromosome 4, OglaRS2, whole genome shotgun sequence genomic segment:
- the LOC127771550 gene encoding pollen allergen Lol p 2-A-like — protein MASMSSFRLAVAVAALLVIGSCATELTFKVAEGSSATSLELVTNVAISEVEVKEKGGKDWVGLKESGSNTWTLKSEAPLKGPFSVRFLVKNGGYRVVDDVIPESFTAGSEYKSGIQL, from the coding sequence atgGCCTCCATGTCCTCCTTCCGACTTGCCGTGGCGGTGGCTGCACTATTGGTCATTGGCTCATGTGCCACAGAGCTCACCTTCAAGGTTGCTGAGGGCTCTAGCGCCACTAGTCTGGAGCTCGTCACCAACGTCGCCATTTCTGAGGTGGAGGTCAAGGAGAAGGGCGGCAAGGACTGGGTGGGGCTCAAGGAGTCGGGCTCTAACACCTGGACACTCAAAAGTGAAGCACCACTCAAGGGCCCCTTCTCCGTTCGCTTCCTTGTCAAGAATGGTGGCTACCGTGTCGTCGATGATGTCATCCCTGAAAGCTTTACTGCCGGCTCTGAATATAAGAGTGGCATCCAACTCTAA